Proteins encoded together in one Nostoc sp. PCC 7524 window:
- a CDS encoding YkgJ family cysteine cluster protein, translating into MATWQCVKQCGACCNLDPADRPEIEDYLTPEELELYMSMVGEGGWCINFDHDTRECRIYANRPRFCRVEPAVFEDMYGVEPEELNDFAIECCRQQIEGVYGDRSLEMLRFDKAVGI; encoded by the coding sequence ATGGCAACATGGCAATGTGTGAAACAATGTGGAGCTTGCTGCAACCTTGACCCAGCAGATCGTCCCGAAATAGAAGATTATCTCACACCGGAAGAACTGGAATTATACATGAGTATGGTAGGCGAAGGTGGTTGGTGCATTAACTTTGACCATGACACAAGAGAATGCCGCATTTACGCCAATCGTCCCCGCTTTTGTCGTGTAGAACCAGCAGTATTTGAGGATATGTATGGTGTTGAGCCAGAAGAACTCAATGATTTTGCTATAGAGTGCTGTCGCCAGCAAATTGAAGGGGTCTACGGTGACAGAAGCTTAGAAATGCTACGTTTCGATAAAGCGGTCGGGATTTAA
- a CDS encoding DUF4149 domain-containing protein — translation MDTISKLEYKRPSWQAVVLFALGFWLSASLLLDWVVMPSLYLSGMMQQPDFTTAGYVIFWVFNRLELLFAAVVLTGVLVWNKTHDQWNISCVILGVTLLAIALFNTYLLTPQMCAVGVHLNLFDTVSTIPTEMNLLHGGYFFLEVIKLVAGGTLFIRCWQQS, via the coding sequence ATGGATACTATTTCTAAACTGGAATACAAGCGGCCAAGTTGGCAAGCTGTTGTCTTATTTGCTTTGGGCTTTTGGCTCAGTGCTAGCCTATTGTTAGATTGGGTAGTTATGCCTAGTCTTTATCTATCCGGGATGATGCAACAACCTGATTTCACTACAGCAGGGTATGTGATTTTTTGGGTATTTAATCGCCTGGAATTATTGTTTGCGGCTGTAGTCTTGACTGGTGTACTGGTTTGGAACAAAACTCATGACCAGTGGAATATCAGCTGTGTGATTTTGGGTGTGACACTGTTAGCGATCGCACTTTTTAACACCTATTTATTAACACCGCAAATGTGTGCAGTTGGGGTACATCTCAATTTATTTGACACAGTATCCACAATTCCCACAGAAATGAATCTACTTCACGGTGGTTATTTCTTCCTAGAGGTCATCAAGTTAGTAGCAGGTGGTACATTGTTTATTCGTTGTTGGCAGCAGTCGTAA
- a CDS encoding adenylate/guanylate cyclase domain-containing protein: MSVQQRSFGETADLIIGVHNQEDQGLPVNSSPVGALARRKGTISSFLAPLTQDTFKQVVTGVEQKLQIVHQTLSMLDSQGFETILQEMLHSITLKTGELLGADRTTIFLLDEEKQELWSIVAAGEGDRSLEIRVPADKGIAGEVATFKKVVNIPFDFYNDPRSIFAQEKEKITGYRTYTMLALPLLTEQGQLVAVVQLLNKLKSTYDHDAPLAERIDTIGFTGADEDLFQEFAPSIRLILESSRSFYIATQKQRAAAAMMKAVKSLSQSSLDLEDTLKRVMDEAKELMNADRSTLWLIDRDRQQLWTKITQDDGSTKELRIPIGKGFAGIVAASGHKLNIPFDLYDHPDSETAKQMDQQNGYRTCSLLCMPVFNADQELIGVTQLVNKKKSGDFPPYNPADWPQAPECFQASFDRNDEEFMEAFNIQAGVALQNAQLFATVKQQEQLQRDILRSLSNGVISTDKAGAIIAANESAKRLLGLEVEDRLEGKLINEAIAIKEGNFSKWCRDALQSKDPKRRQQYYPDRTLLGTDPETEQHSINLSINTIADASDPQQVRGALVVMEDISDEKRLKSTMYRYMTQELAEELLKLDDAKLGGDRKEVSILFSDIRGYTTLTENLEAEEVVSMLNEYFESMVEAVFKHKGTLDKYIGDAIMAVFGSPLPLEEHAWMAVQTSIEMRHRLHEFNQRRHAVNKPQINIGIGINSDTVISGNIGSSKRMEFTAIGDGVNLGSRLESVSKQYGCDIIISDNTYKPCQNHIWARELDYIRVKGRNEPVAIYELVGLRSDSIGSEKLQVIEHYHQGREYYVQQEFTLARAEFANVLAVDKHDKAAMLHLLRCQHWLQSPPTPQEWDEGVWTFQEK; the protein is encoded by the coding sequence ATGTCAGTGCAACAGCGTAGTTTTGGGGAAACTGCCGATTTGATTATTGGGGTTCACAACCAAGAAGATCAAGGTTTGCCAGTAAATTCTTCTCCTGTGGGAGCTTTAGCTCGCAGGAAAGGTACAATTTCTTCATTTCTGGCTCCCCTGACTCAAGATACTTTTAAACAAGTTGTTACAGGAGTCGAGCAAAAACTACAGATTGTCCATCAAACCCTCTCGATGTTGGATTCTCAGGGGTTTGAAACCATCTTGCAAGAAATGTTGCACTCAATTACCTTAAAAACTGGGGAATTGTTGGGCGCAGACAGAACAACTATATTTTTATTAGATGAAGAGAAACAAGAACTGTGGTCAATAGTCGCCGCAGGAGAAGGCGATCGCTCTCTAGAAATTCGCGTTCCTGCCGATAAGGGCATTGCTGGAGAAGTCGCCACTTTTAAGAAAGTAGTAAATATCCCTTTTGATTTTTATAATGATCCGCGTTCGATATTTGCTCAAGAAAAAGAAAAAATCACTGGCTATCGGACTTACACGATGCTGGCTTTACCCCTTCTAACTGAACAAGGGCAATTAGTCGCCGTCGTACAATTACTTAATAAATTAAAATCTACATACGATCATGATGCCCCACTAGCAGAACGCATTGATACGATAGGCTTTACTGGTGCTGACGAAGATTTATTTCAGGAATTTGCCCCTTCAATTCGCCTGATTTTGGAGTCGTCACGCTCTTTTTACATCGCTACCCAAAAACAAAGAGCGGCGGCGGCAATGATGAAAGCGGTGAAGTCTCTGAGCCAAAGCAGTCTGGACTTGGAAGACACCCTCAAACGGGTGATGGATGAAGCCAAGGAACTGATGAACGCCGATCGCAGTACCCTCTGGCTCATAGATCGCGATCGCCAGCAATTATGGACGAAAATTACTCAAGATGATGGTTCTACTAAGGAGTTACGTATTCCCATCGGTAAAGGGTTTGCGGGGATAGTTGCAGCATCCGGTCATAAACTGAATATCCCCTTTGATTTGTACGATCATCCAGACTCGGAAACAGCCAAGCAAATGGATCAGCAAAATGGCTACCGTACCTGTAGTTTACTGTGTATGCCAGTATTTAATGCTGATCAAGAGTTAATTGGTGTTACCCAACTGGTAAATAAAAAGAAATCCGGGGATTTTCCGCCCTATAATCCGGCTGATTGGCCACAAGCCCCGGAATGCTTCCAAGCCAGTTTTGACCGCAATGACGAAGAATTCATGGAAGCTTTTAATATTCAAGCTGGGGTAGCACTACAAAATGCTCAGTTGTTTGCCACAGTGAAACAACAAGAACAATTGCAAAGAGATATTTTGCGGAGTCTTTCTAATGGTGTAATTTCCACTGATAAGGCAGGGGCAATCATTGCGGCGAATGAAAGTGCTAAACGCTTGTTGGGTTTGGAAGTTGAAGATCGTTTAGAAGGTAAATTAATTAATGAAGCGATCGCCATCAAAGAAGGTAACTTTAGTAAATGGTGTCGGGATGCCTTACAAAGTAAAGACCCCAAACGCCGCCAGCAATATTACCCAGATCGTACCCTTTTAGGCACTGACCCAGAAACGGAACAGCATAGTATAAATTTATCTATTAATACTATTGCTGATGCTAGTGACCCACAACAAGTCCGGGGCGCACTGGTAGTAATGGAAGATATCAGTGATGAAAAGCGCCTCAAAAGTACCATGTACCGCTACATGACTCAAGAGTTAGCAGAAGAACTGCTGAAATTGGATGATGCTAAATTAGGAGGCGATCGCAAGGAAGTTTCAATTTTATTTTCCGATATTCGTGGCTACACCACCTTGACAGAAAATCTGGAAGCGGAAGAAGTGGTAAGTATGCTCAATGAATATTTTGAGTCAATGGTAGAGGCGGTTTTTAAACACAAAGGTACTCTCGATAAATACATCGGCGATGCCATTATGGCTGTGTTTGGTTCTCCTCTTCCCCTAGAAGAACACGCTTGGATGGCGGTGCAAACATCCATAGAAATGCGCCATCGGTTACACGAATTCAATCAACGTCGCCACGCAGTTAATAAACCACAAATCAATATTGGCATTGGGATTAATTCTGATACGGTAATTAGTGGCAATATTGGCTCTAGTAAACGCATGGAATTCACTGCTATTGGTGATGGCGTTAACCTAGGCTCTCGACTAGAAAGTGTCAGTAAACAGTACGGTTGTGACATTATTATTAGTGATAACACTTACAAACCTTGCCAAAATCATATCTGGGCGCGAGAACTAGACTACATTCGTGTCAAAGGTAGAAATGAGCCTGTAGCAATCTACGAATTAGTGGGTTTGCGTTCCGACTCTATTGGCAGTGAGAAACTGCAAGTTATCGAGCATTATCATCAAGGACGAGAGTATTATGTGCAGCAAGAGTTTACTTTAGCTAGAGCAGAATTTGCTAATGTTTTAGCTGTTGATAAGCACGATAAAGCCGCTATGCTACACCTTCTACGTTGTCAGCATTGGTTACAATCACCCCCAACACCTCAAGAATGGGATGAGGGCGTTTGGACTTTTCAGGAAAAATAG
- a CDS encoding methyltransferase domain-containing protein yields the protein MGTGLNVIPFVRRGYSVTGIDTSQAMLDQLRQKFDKV from the coding sequence ATTGGTACGGGCTTAAATGTTATTCCTTTCGTCAGACGGGGCTATTCTGTAACTGGAATTGATACTTCTCAAGCAATGCTTGATCAATTAAGACAAAAATTTGACAAAGTTTGA
- a CDS encoding helix-turn-helix domain-containing protein has product MTNILTEEQINQIEQETLENLEVSYNTKGFDQIQRIRNRLYDTYSQIVEFRPGLRLEIFDDYYYQQLSCKINHYSFYALTAKFYLAGNHNVICPGIAGVKENYQETVGNNYLFYLPDIEETEQFFAGDRIYLIRICIDLDFLKTFINGLEDLPKQLQPFLEKDSPPLFHRPVGKITLPMQTTLQQILNVPYQGMIQRMYLEGKVLELLALQFAQLIEADGDKQPLINLKAGDVEKIYHARDILTKNYDHPPSLIDLAKKVGMNDNKLKYGFREVFGTTVFGYLRDYRLEIARKLLQEQKQNVRTVVNTVGYANQSHFAAAFKRKFGITPQDCRLGRFLEKC; this is encoded by the coding sequence ATGACAAATATCCTGACGGAAGAGCAAATCAATCAAATTGAACAGGAAACTCTAGAAAATTTAGAAGTATCGTATAATACCAAAGGATTTGATCAAATTCAGAGAATCCGCAACCGCTTATATGATACCTATTCTCAAATAGTTGAATTCCGTCCCGGATTAAGACTAGAAATCTTTGACGATTATTACTACCAACAATTGAGTTGTAAAATTAATCACTATAGTTTTTATGCACTTACAGCTAAATTTTATTTAGCGGGTAATCATAATGTAATTTGTCCCGGTATTGCAGGAGTTAAGGAAAATTATCAAGAAACTGTAGGAAATAATTACTTATTCTACTTGCCAGATATTGAAGAAACTGAGCAATTTTTTGCAGGCGATCGCATCTATTTAATTAGAATTTGTATAGACCTAGATTTCCTGAAAACCTTCATCAATGGTCTAGAAGATTTACCCAAACAGTTACAGCCTTTCCTAGAAAAAGACTCTCCACCTCTGTTTCACCGTCCAGTGGGTAAGATAACCCTACCCATGCAGACAACATTACAGCAAATTCTCAATGTACCCTATCAGGGCATGATACAAAGAATGTATCTCGAAGGCAAAGTCCTAGAGTTACTAGCTTTGCAGTTTGCTCAACTGATAGAGGCTGACGGAGATAAACAACCCTTGATTAATCTCAAAGCTGGTGATGTTGAGAAAATTTATCATGCCAGAGATATTTTAACCAAAAACTATGATCATCCACCCTCATTAATTGACTTAGCCAAAAAAGTCGGCATGAATGACAACAAACTCAAGTACGGTTTTCGTGAAGTATTTGGTACTACAGTATTTGGATATTTGCGCGACTATCGCCTGGAAATAGCGCGAAAGTTGTTACAGGAACAGAAGCAAAACGTGAGAACTGTAGTCAACACAGTTGGTTATGCTAATCAAAGCCATTTCGCCGCCGCCTTTAAACGTAAGTTTGGCATCACACCCCAAGATTGTCGGTTAGGTCGATTTTTAGAGAAGTGTTAA
- a CDS encoding single-stranded-DNA-specific exonuclease RecJ, whose protein sequence is MNFPLITPTVIDRLVSSTSPRRLPNQRWQIYPQKPEFAAELALATHLSPIVSQLLINRGIETLEQAQAFLNPESLDLPSPLAEFPDLGLSVELLQAAIASQSKIAICGDYDADGMTSTALLWRSLRSLGAQVDYAIPSRMHEGYGINQRIVEEFKSEGVELILTVDNGISAFEPIARARELGLKVIITDHHDIPQKLPPANAILNPKLIAETSPYRGIAGVGVAYILAVSLAQKLGNTKGLIQPMLALFTLGTIADLAPLTGVNRRWVKRGLKLLPKSQLPGVQALIQVGGVQARGQGAGGRGQGAVENYSFPVPSPQSPVPNPKTLKPEDIGFRLGPRINAIGRIGDPQTVIELLTTDDMSLALARAIQCEQVNTTRQQLCEQIEQEAIAFVEAQFIASLPQDRVLVVVQPNWHHGVIGIVASRLVERYGVPVFIGTYENETHIRGSARGIPEFHVFEALEYCQDLLGKFGGHKAAGGFSLPAENLQELRSRLCEFANQCLEPQHLKPLLQIDAQANFNQINPELYQQLDTLHPCGIDNPDPVFWTANVKVVEQKVVGKGHIKLTLSQNINQQEYRIKAIAWRWRDYFPLPSLLDIAYKLRENHFNGNTTIEMELVGVRLAKDSPLQLFYQPSPKPLRTNFHYNQRQYTCGIYQNISPPELRIKNSEGKVLMMQPGSKIGLLGTSREDALEIDLSLPHYDCIIQAAIQALSNLSAES, encoded by the coding sequence GTGAATTTCCCACTCATAACTCCCACAGTGATAGATAGACTTGTTTCTTCCACATCTCCTAGGCGTTTACCCAATCAGCGTTGGCAAATTTACCCGCAAAAGCCAGAATTTGCCGCAGAATTGGCATTAGCAACGCATCTATCACCAATTGTCAGCCAATTACTAATCAATCGTGGCATTGAAACCCTAGAACAAGCACAAGCCTTTTTAAACCCCGAATCTCTCGATTTACCGTCACCCTTAGCAGAATTTCCAGATTTGGGATTGAGTGTGGAATTGTTGCAAGCTGCGATCGCCTCTCAAAGTAAAATAGCCATCTGTGGTGATTATGATGCCGATGGGATGACTAGCACGGCTTTACTGTGGCGGAGTCTCCGCAGTTTAGGCGCGCAGGTAGATTACGCCATCCCCAGCCGGATGCACGAAGGTTACGGGATTAATCAAAGAATTGTGGAAGAGTTCAAGAGTGAAGGTGTAGAGTTAATCCTGACTGTAGATAATGGCATTTCCGCTTTTGAACCCATAGCCAGAGCCAGAGAACTGGGTTTAAAGGTGATTATTACAGATCATCACGACATCCCCCAGAAATTACCCCCAGCCAACGCCATCTTAAATCCCAAACTGATAGCCGAAACTTCACCTTATCGGGGAATTGCGGGTGTAGGTGTAGCCTACATCTTAGCGGTGTCTTTAGCGCAAAAATTAGGCAACACTAAAGGCCTAATTCAGCCGATGCTAGCACTATTCACCCTCGGAACGATCGCAGATTTAGCACCCTTAACCGGCGTTAACCGTCGCTGGGTAAAACGTGGCTTGAAACTCTTACCCAAATCCCAACTACCAGGGGTGCAGGCTTTGATTCAGGTAGGGGGAGTACAGGCTAGGGGGCAGGGGGCAGGGGGCAGGGGGCAGGGAGCAGTGGAGAACTATTCTTTCCCAGTCCCCAGTCCCCAATCCCCAGTCCCCAATCCCAAAACCCTCAAACCAGAAGACATAGGTTTCCGCCTCGGCCCCCGGATTAACGCGATTGGACGCATTGGTGATCCCCAGACGGTGATTGAATTACTGACTACAGATGATATGTCATTGGCACTGGCACGAGCCATCCAATGCGAACAAGTCAACACTACCCGTCAACAATTATGTGAGCAAATCGAGCAAGAAGCGATCGCATTTGTAGAGGCTCAATTCATCGCGTCTCTTCCACAAGATAGGGTTTTAGTCGTTGTCCAACCTAATTGGCATCATGGTGTAATTGGAATAGTCGCTTCCCGTTTAGTTGAACGTTACGGTGTACCTGTATTTATCGGTACTTACGAAAATGAAACTCACATTCGCGGTTCAGCTAGAGGAATACCCGAATTTCATGTATTTGAAGCGTTGGAATATTGCCAAGATTTACTAGGAAAGTTCGGGGGACACAAAGCCGCCGGCGGATTTTCTTTACCTGCTGAGAATTTACAAGAATTGCGATCGCGTTTATGTGAGTTCGCCAACCAATGTCTTGAACCGCAACACCTCAAGCCATTACTGCAAATCGATGCTCAGGCGAATTTTAATCAAATCAACCCAGAACTTTACCAACAATTAGATACCCTTCATCCCTGCGGTATTGATAACCCAGATCCGGTATTTTGGACAGCTAACGTCAAAGTTGTCGAGCAAAAAGTTGTCGGCAAAGGTCACATTAAACTCACCCTCAGCCAAAATATTAATCAGCAAGAGTATAGAATAAAAGCGATCGCTTGGCGGTGGCGTGATTACTTTCCTCTACCTTCACTATTAGATATAGCTTACAAATTGCGCGAAAATCACTTTAACGGTAACACTACCATTGAGATGGAGTTGGTAGGAGTCAGACTTGCCAAAGATTCACCATTGCAACTTTTCTATCAACCTTCCCCTAAACCTTTAAGAACCAACTTCCATTACAACCAGCGTCAATATACCTGTGGGATCTATCAAAATATTTCACCCCCAGAGTTAAGAATCAAAAATTCTGAGGGTAAAGTGTTAATGATGCAACCAGGGAGTAAAATCGGTTTACTAGGGACTAGTCGTGAAGATGCCCTAGAAATTGATCTATCATTACCCCACTATGACTGTATTATTCAAGCTGCAATTCAAGCCTTATCAAATTTAAGTGCTGAGTCCTGA
- a CDS encoding TMEM165/GDT1 family protein has product MKLDSAPVILTGLSASASQPELTATTEPTTIETIQPVASADSQKKQDSPIVVFGTTFITIFLAEIGDKTQLSTLLMSAESHAPWVVFLGSAAALITTSLLGVLLGSWISKQLSPKALDKSAGVMLLLVSVMLFWDVLQG; this is encoded by the coding sequence GTGAAACTTGACTCTGCACCTGTAATCCTAACTGGCTTATCTGCATCTGCAAGCCAGCCAGAACTAACAGCAACTACCGAACCTACAACCATTGAAACGATTCAGCCTGTAGCTAGTGCTGACAGTCAGAAAAAGCAGGACTCACCGATTGTTGTTTTTGGTACTACATTTATTACTATTTTTCTCGCGGAAATTGGCGATAAGACCCAGCTATCTACCTTATTAATGAGTGCAGAATCCCATGCACCTTGGGTAGTATTTCTCGGTTCTGCGGCTGCACTAATCACCACCAGCTTATTAGGTGTACTGCTAGGAAGTTGGATTTCTAAACAACTCAGTCCCAAAGCCTTAGACAAATCAGCCGGAGTCATGTTGCTGTTAGTCTCCGTTATGCTGTTCTGGGATGTATTACAAGGTTAA
- a CDS encoding TMEM165/GDT1 family protein, producing MDWHLLGLSFITVFISELGDKSQLAAIALSGRGQSVRAVFFGSAAALLLASFLGALAGGAVAEVLPTRLLKAIAAVGFAILAVRLLFFNNEESLESE from the coding sequence ATGGATTGGCATCTTTTAGGACTGAGTTTTATTACAGTTTTCATATCTGAGTTAGGCGACAAAAGCCAGTTAGCCGCGATCGCACTTTCTGGTCGTGGTCAATCTGTGCGCGCAGTTTTCTTTGGTAGTGCGGCGGCGTTACTCTTAGCTAGTTTCTTAGGTGCATTAGCTGGGGGTGCAGTCGCAGAGGTATTACCTACCCGGTTATTAAAAGCGATCGCGGCTGTAGGTTTTGCTATTCTTGCTGTTCGTCTACTGTTTTTTAATAACGAAGAATCCTTAGAATCGGAATAG
- a CDS encoding type II toxin-antitoxin system VapC family toxin, which yields MTRVLCIDTSVWIPYLVPEVYQSQATTLVTEALSLNMCLVTPAFTWAEVGSVLRKKTRLGVITTEEAQGCFEDFCELPLDYIEEEAIRLRSWEIAEHYGLSTLYDAAFLACAEITSAEFWTADAALVRQLTPRPAYIREIGEI from the coding sequence GTGACTAGAGTTTTGTGCATAGATACTAGTGTTTGGATTCCTTACCTTGTTCCAGAAGTTTATCAATCTCAAGCTACAACCTTAGTAACAGAAGCATTGAGCTTGAATATGTGTTTAGTCACACCTGCTTTTACTTGGGCAGAGGTTGGATCTGTGCTACGGAAGAAAACACGATTAGGAGTTATTACAACTGAGGAAGCACAAGGTTGTTTTGAAGACTTTTGTGAATTGCCCCTTGATTATATTGAAGAAGAAGCAATCCGCCTCAGAAGTTGGGAAATTGCCGAGCATTACGGATTGTCAACTCTTTATGATGCAGCATTTCTTGCTTGTGCTGAGATAACGTCTGCCGAGTTTTGGACTGCTGACGCTGCACTGGTTAGACAACTAACACCTAGACCTGCTTACATAAGAGAAATAGGAGAAATATAG
- a CDS encoding GNAT family N-acetyltransferase, giving the protein MLIPQLSTPRLILRAFNQQDFDAYADMCGNPEVVRYIGYGKPLSREESWRNLAMMLGHWQLRGYGMWAVEEKSSGEMIGRIGYWQPEDWPGLEIGWSLRRQFWGLGYATEGAKAAMAYGFENWGITELISLIRPENQASRRVAEKLGEKLQSAIALLGAEALVYSITKEDFNLG; this is encoded by the coding sequence ATGCTAATTCCCCAACTTTCTACACCCCGCTTAATTTTGCGGGCATTTAATCAGCAAGACTTTGACGCTTACGCCGATATGTGCGGTAATCCAGAAGTGGTGCGTTACATCGGCTATGGAAAACCTTTATCCCGTGAAGAATCATGGCGCAATCTGGCGATGATGCTGGGACATTGGCAATTGCGGGGTTATGGAATGTGGGCGGTTGAAGAAAAATCCAGTGGCGAAATGATTGGTAGAATTGGCTATTGGCAACCAGAAGACTGGCCAGGACTAGAAATTGGCTGGTCTTTGCGGCGACAATTCTGGGGTTTGGGCTATGCTACTGAAGGTGCAAAGGCGGCAATGGCTTATGGCTTTGAAAATTGGGGAATAACCGAGTTAATCAGCTTAATCCGCCCAGAAAATCAAGCTTCTAGGCGGGTAGCTGAAAAATTAGGTGAAAAATTGCAAAGTGCGATCGCTCTTCTTGGTGCAGAAGCTTTAGTGTATAGCATCACCAAGGAAGATTTTAATTTGGGATAA
- a CDS encoding Rieske (2Fe-2S) protein gives MNWIQVLSQDELPPNGRKAVKVEQRKILLINHNNQVFAVENSCPHMKLPMQKGKITDDGAIVCPFHRSAFDLSTGNPKEWTPFPPGIGKLMGMISPEKGLSVFPTRVEEGNIWVGL, from the coding sequence ATGAACTGGATTCAAGTTCTTTCCCAAGATGAATTACCACCTAATGGACGTAAAGCGGTAAAAGTCGAACAACGCAAAATCCTATTAATTAACCATAACAACCAAGTTTTTGCGGTAGAAAATTCTTGCCCTCACATGAAGTTACCTATGCAGAAAGGTAAAATCACAGATGATGGGGCTATTGTCTGTCCTTTTCACCGTAGCGCCTTCGACTTATCTACCGGTAATCCCAAAGAATGGACTCCCTTTCCCCCTGGTATTGGGAAATTGATGGGTATGATTTCCCCAGAAAAAGGACTTTCTGTTTTTCCTACTCGTGTTGAAGAAGGTAATATCTGGGTGGGATTGTAA
- a CDS encoding DUF2808 domain-containing protein, translating to MRLAVLFGTAIATTAIIDGYISPQSQAIQLQDGTVYFAQPPRLVEAATTYNEVYAWGAKYYFTISLPENAGEPLQKMTINQREGVDSIRFDLKNSFAFEGTRSRRGEKIGLKDVTGDRKTRTVSITFDPPVPPGKTITIGLKPWQNPAVSGVYLFGVTAFPQGEKTHSQFLGFGRLHFYDHRRNYLPYGW from the coding sequence ATGCGTCTTGCAGTTTTATTTGGTACAGCGATCGCCACTACAGCTATCATTGATGGATATATTTCCCCGCAGAGTCAAGCCATTCAATTACAAGATGGCACAGTTTATTTTGCTCAACCCCCGCGTCTAGTCGAAGCTGCAACTACCTACAATGAAGTTTATGCTTGGGGCGCAAAGTATTATTTCACCATCAGTCTGCCAGAGAACGCAGGTGAACCCTTACAAAAGATGACGATTAATCAGCGTGAGGGAGTAGATAGCATTCGTTTTGACCTCAAAAATAGCTTTGCTTTTGAGGGTACGCGCTCACGTAGAGGAGAGAAAATCGGATTGAAAGATGTAACTGGCGATCGTAAAACCAGAACTGTGTCTATAACCTTTGATCCTCCAGTACCTCCAGGGAAAACCATCACCATAGGTTTGAAACCCTGGCAAAATCCCGCAGTTTCAGGTGTGTACTTATTTGGAGTGACAGCATTTCCCCAAGGAGAGAAAACCCACAGTCAGTTTCTTGGTTTTGGCAGATTACATTTTTATGATCATAGGAGAAACTATCTTCCCTACGGTTGGTAA
- a CDS encoding YlcI/YnfO family protein: MEREALTIRFPSELLAKARKLKESNESFNDLVVEALESEVKRRRGWAAHQRIIARSETIKAKSGTQQSSTDIIRSLREGEGRRD; this comes from the coding sequence ATGGAACGTGAAGCTTTAACAATCCGTTTTCCCTCAGAACTACTTGCCAAAGCCAGGAAATTGAAGGAAAGCAACGAATCCTTCAATGATTTAGTGGTTGAGGCTTTGGAATCTGAAGTTAAACGTAGGAGAGGATGGGCTGCACATCAGCGAATTATTGCGCGCAGCGAAACTATCAAAGCTAAAAGCGGTACACAACAAAGTTCTACAGATATAATTCGCAGTCTCAGAGAAGGTGAAGGAAGACGTGACTAG
- the psb30 gene encoding photosystem II reaction center protein Ycf12/Psb30 — MFDAIANINWEVIFQLTSVALIVIAGPAVIFVLAFRNGNL; from the coding sequence ATGTTTGATGCTATTGCTAACATTAATTGGGAAGTGATTTTCCAGCTAACCTCTGTTGCATTAATTGTCATTGCTGGGCCTGCTGTGATTTTTGTCCTGGCTTTCCGCAACGGCAACCTTTAG